One region of Bubalus kerabau isolate K-KA32 ecotype Philippines breed swamp buffalo chromosome 6, PCC_UOA_SB_1v2, whole genome shotgun sequence genomic DNA includes:
- the LOC129655429 gene encoding developmental pluripotency-associated protein 4-like, with the protein MEGRNKENDSTEKSEERMSCRPTSVEAEKGQETSGEAEIAKNSAQGTKRKRDTKNSTACGPGDMSQRCDGVKPPKAPTRIPIPPLPAVLPPVNLVHRDVIRAWCQQLKLSTKGPKLDGYKRLCEYTYPHQKKIPATAQEARILSLSKRIKIEKGELPLECSVERMSSEGAAPPAPGPPALEGAPLPPEAVVSTSAPNSEAVFAAWSRMTARAVKMESVRSQETCEVQWCVVHRRSLPANTEGWVRLQFHAGQAWVPGKRRRVSAFFLIPSGDFPPPHLEDNMLCPECVHRNNLLTKSLQ; encoded by the coding sequence ATGGAGGGCAGAAACAAGGAGAACGACTCCACAGAGAAATCTGAAGAACGTATGAGTTGCAGACCTACATCAGTAGAAGCTGAAAAGGGACAGGAAACTTCTGGTGAAGCAGAGATAGCAAAAAATTCAGCACAGgggaccaaaagaaaaagagatacaaaaaATAGCACAGCCTGCGGTCCAGGAGACATGTCACAACGTTGTGACGGTGTGAAACCTCCGAAGGCACCGACGCGGATCCCCATCCCCCCTCTACCTGCTGTCCTGCCGCCAGTCAACCTGGTCCATAGGGACGTCATTCGTGCTTGGTGCCAGCAGttaaaactgagcaccaaaggcCCGAAACTAGATGGATATAAAcgactctgtgaatatacttaccctcatcaaaaaaaaattccTGCCACCGCACAGGAGGCCAGGATCCTGTCACTATCGAAAAGGATAAAGATAGAAAAGGGGGAACTACCACTGGAATGCTCTGTTGAGAGAATGTCTTCTGAAGGGGCTGCTCCTCCTGCACCAGGGCCACCTGCCCTTGAGGGAGCTCCTCTGCCTCCTGAGGCAGTTGTATCAACTTCTGCCCCCAACTCAGAAGCTGTGTTTGCCGCCTGGAGCAGAATGACAGCCAGGGCCGTGAAGATGGAGTCAGTACGATCACAAGAGACTTGTGAGGTCCAGTGGTGCGTGGTCCACAGGAGAAGTCTCCCAGCTAACACAGAAGGCTGGGTTCGTTTACAGTTTCATGCTGGGCAGGCCTGGGTGCCTGGAAAACGAAGGAGGGTGTCTGCATTCTTCCTGATACCGTCTGGTGACTTTCCACCCCCACACCTGGAGGACAATATGCTGTGCCCTGAGTGTGTACACAGGAATAATTTATTAACAAAAAGCCTGCAGTGA